The Neomonachus schauinslandi chromosome 11, ASM220157v2, whole genome shotgun sequence genomic sequence TGAGTTCCCGGCGCCTGCCCCGGCTCCTCTCCCGCTGCCGCCATGCTCGACTTCTTCACCATTTTCTCCAAGGGCGGGCTCGTGCTCTGGTGCTTCCAGGGCGTGAGCGACTCATGCACCGGGCCCGTTAATGCGTTGATTCGTTCTGTGCTGCTGCAGGTATCGCTCCCCGCGGGATCAGAACTCTGGGCTCGGCCCCCTGATCCGGTCCATAGCCTCGTCAACTGATTCCCgcacctccctcccaccctctccgcCTATCCCAAACTGGCCACTCACTCGTTGCCAGgactccatttctctctcccgcCCCTATCGGACCATCCCGCAACTTTGcgatgcccccctccccctccgttTCTGGGACTCTAGCCGAATTCCGGCGCTTCTTGAGATTTCCCATAGTTCCCTCcatttaccccccccccccccccccccccccagcagcttgattttctgttgttttgaagGCTGGGTGTGATAATGGAAAAACGCCTCTAAAAATAGTGTACAGCTGCTAGTAAATCTGATTGTATCATTAGGTCCCTTCTGGCTTCCACCTGTCTTGCCTTCCCTCTAACCTCTTTTCACCTTCCCCCAACTTggtgcctcctcctctccctgatgGGATGCTAGAGAGCAAGGTCCAAGCATCCTCTTGTCCTGGGGACAAGTCTGTCTTTAAGGGAACTGTCTGTTTTTTCCACACAAGTAATCCTTGAAGGGCCCAACTCTGGGTTTTCTGGGTAGTCTGAAGTTgagacatacttttttttccccccccccccaggaaaggGGAGGTAACAACTCGTTCACCCATGAGGCACTCACACTCAAGTATAAACTGGACAACCAGTTTGAGCTGGTGTTTGTGGTAAGTGGGGGTATTTAAGAGGGACAGCATTTACACTTTCAACATAATCCTGATTATTAAGAAAACCCTAATTAATTGCACCCAGTGTATATGATGAAGTAactgagaagacagagagagggtggagggggaaagggaagatGCTCCTGAGCCCAGAGAGCTTGGCTGCCCCTCAGGTCAGGGAAACCTGCTAGGCCGCTGAGCCAGTCTCAGGAGGCCTGGGTTGAGTTGGCTCGTAAGatctgttggttctgtttctctccctgaACAGGTTGGTTTTCAGAAGATCCTAACACTGACGTATGTAGACAAATTGATAGATGATGTGCACCGGCTGTTTCGGGACAAGTACCGCACAGAGATCCAACAGCAAAGTGCTTTAAGTCTATTGAATGGCACTTTTGATTTCCAAAATGACTTCCTGCGGCTCCTTCGGTGAGAGACCACCCCTCTGCAAAATCGATTTCCATGACCTGATGAGCTCCCTTCTTTCCTGAGGGTGGTTCAAGGGTAGTAAATTGTATTGAAACACACTCCTGAATTTGCTGCCCAATTCTAATTGACCTCTTGGTATGAGGGCCCTTGGTATGGTATGAGGGCCCTTTTTCTGGACTTTGATCATTCCCTTCTCTCTAGTGAAGCAGAGGAAAGCAGTAAGATCCGTGCTCCCACTACCATGAAGAAATTTGAAGATTCAGAAAAGGCCAAGAAACCTGTGAGGTCCATGATTGAGACACGGGGTGAAAAGCccaaggaaaaagcaaagaacagcaaaaaaaagGGGGCCAAGAAGGAGAGTGAGTTTGAGCTCCTTGGACATACAGGGGCATGAAAAGTTAACATGGCAGTAAGGACTGAAGTTGTTCCGTCTTTCCCTTTGTCATTGCTTGTCTCCCTTGCTCAGTGCCCATCACCCTATCATCCCCAGGCCTTGTCATCCCCAAGATGTTTGCTCCTCGTTTCCTCTTAATAATTTGGGTTTGGAAGACTATTTCCCATTGTTGCAATTTAGTCGTTTTTCTCCAGTGACTTTTCTCCTAACAGGTTCTGATGGCCTTTTGGCTACCAGCAAAGTAGTTCCTGCCGAAAAGTCAGGTCTCCCAGTGGGGCCTGAGAATGGGGTAGAACTTTCCAAAGAGGAGCTAATACGCAGGAAGCGAGAGGAGTTCATACAGAAGCATGGGAGAGGTCTGGAGAAGTCCAGGTGAGGGCATTCTCACTTTCACCATAAATACCGTTACCTAGCTATGTTGGGGGCAAGGGAGCTCGTGTCTGGCTCTTGGGTGGATGTTTCCTCTCCTACTTCACTGTAACCCTTTGTGCTGTAACCCTTTGCAGCAAGTCCACGAAATCAGATGCTCCAAAGGAAAAGGGCAAAAAAGCACCCCGTGTGTGGGCACTGGGTGGCTGTGCTAACAAGGAAGTCTTGGATTATAGCACTCCCACCACCAACGGAGCCCCTGAGGTTGCCCCACCTGAGGACATCAGCTTGGTAAGAGGCAACGGGCCAGTGAGAGTTACCATTAataagacattggggaggagGTAGAGATTAGGAGGGTAGTACCTTTGGTTTCTATGAATGAAGGGGTGGGTCACATTTGGAGTTTTCCAAATCAGAGATGGAGGAATGAGGACAGGGTAAATCCTGGGCTTCTTTACCCCCAGCCCTCAGTGTTCTGATCCCatcttgtttctttccctataCCCTCCAGATTCGAGGGACTGGGCCTGGAGGGCAGCTTCAGGATCTGGACTGCAGCAGCTCAGATGATGAAGTGGCTGCTCAAAACACCAAACCTAGGTAGGGGAATTTCAGGTGCTGGGTGGCATGGGTGGCTCCAGAACGGATGAGACTCGACTCCTGCCCACTGGCTTGATATGTATCTATGATCTCCTGTGCCTGCAGTGCTACCAAGGGGACTCTGGGTGGCATGTTTGGGATGCTGAAGGGCCTTGTGGGGTCCAAGAGCTTGAGTCGTGAAGACATGGAGTCTGTGCTAGATAAGATGCGTGATCATCTCATTGGTAAGTTCTGAGGAATAGGGGCACTCACGTTTATGGGATAGGGGTGGTGGAGAGAACCACCTCGAGTTCTCATCTGTACCATAGGGTTGTTTACTGTTGACATGGCACTCACACACCTGTCCCTGTCTGTCCAGCTAAGAATGTGGCAGCAGACATTGCAGTCCAGCTCTGTGAATCTGTGGCCAACAAGCTGGAAGGGAAGGTGATGGGGACATTCAGCAGTAAGTATATCTCTAAACCAGAAAGTGCTTAAGGCATGATGTGTACCAGGAAGTTAGTGCACTGATCTCCATTCCTACTAGGTGTGTGGCTTTTGGCAAACTCCTTCACGTCTAAACATCTGTTGCATAACTTTAGTTCTCAGAACTAAATGAGTTAACACTTGTAAAGTGCTTGGAACACTGTCACATGTGGTGTGGATTCCTGGGACAAGATCCTTGGATCCTCCAGATCCCAGTTCCCTTAGGTGTTGGGTGTTCCTGGGAGTGCATTCCTTGGGTTTCACAGATCCACCACCCCCTTTTAGCGGTGACTTCCACAGTAAAGCAAGCCCTACAAGAGTCCCTGGTGCAGATTCTGCAGCCACAGCGTCGCGTAGACATGCTCCGGGATATTATGGATGCCCAGCGTCATCAGCGCCCTTACGTGGTCACCTTCTGTGGCGTTAATGGAGTGGGGAAGTCTACCAATCTTGCCAAGGTCGGTACAGCTCCCCACCGGTCTCTGACGTCCTTTCTTCACTCTCCATGTCTTAGGGACTCTGGTTCTAAGGGATTGATTTGTTTGCTGCTTTTGCACAGATTTCCTTCTGGCTGTTAGAGAAtggcttcagtgtcctcatcgcTGCCTGCGACACATTTCGTGCCGGGGCTGTGGAGCAGCTACGCACACACACCCGGCGCCTGAGTGCCCTACACCCCCCTGAGAACCACGGCGGCCGCACTATGGTGCAGTTGTTTGAAAAGGGCTACGGCAAAGATGCTGCAGGCATTGCCATGGAAGCGATTGCCTTTGGTATGGCATACAGGAAGGCGGGGGGCTGCTGTGGGCCCCTTTCCTCCTGGGCTTTCCCTGTGATTCGAAGAGGGTCAGGGTTCTCCTCCTACCAACTTACTGCTCAATAGCAAGTCAGGACGGAGAACTTGCCATGAGGAGAAGCTAACTGCGGGCAAAACTAATATATTCCACCCAAGAAAACCTCTGTTTGCTCTCCTTTGTCCTGCTGCCGTATTTTCTTGAATGTTCTTGATGGCCAAGCACAGAATAGGTTTTTGCTCACACTACCTTATAACCAGATCCGAAGCCCAAGAAAGTAAACACCTAGGCTTTTAATATAGCCAGGTTACCACTTCTTGAGAGAAAGGTGGGATGAGCAGGACAGTCTAGAAAGTTTTGAGTTGaccactttttttctctctagcaCGTAACCAAGGCTTTGATGTGGTGCTGGTGGACACAGCTGGCCGCATGCAAGACAATGCCCCTCTGATGACCGCCCTGGCTAAGCTCATTACTGTCAACACACCCGACTTGGTGCTGTTTGTGGGGGAGGCCTTAGTAGGCAATGAGGCCGTGGACCAGCTGGTGAGGGCTAGGGCCTCCTTCTTTTTCCAGCCTCAGCTTTGGCCAGCTGGGTACTTCTTGTACTTATACCATGTTTCTCCCTTACAGGTCAAGTTCAACAGAGCCTTGGCTGACCATTCCATGGCTCAAACACCCCGGCTCATTGATGGCATTGTCCTCACCAAATTTGATACCATTGATGACAAGGTAAATACGATGGTACAGGACAGAGCAAGATGGAGAGGGGCATCCTTCATGGGCGAGCTGATGCTCTAAGGATATGTTGTTGCCTCCAAAGCTTCTTGTTCCTGAGGGGATATAAAGAAGTGGCCTTGAGGTGACTGTGTGTCCCCTTTCTCCATTTCAGGTGGGAGCTGCTATTTCTATGACCTACATCACAAGCAAACCCATCGTCTTTGTGGGCACTGGCCAGACCTACTGTGACCTACGCAGTCTCAACGCCAAGGCTGTGGTGGCTGCCCTCATGAAGGCTTAACGTGGCTCTTGCCCAAAACCAAATCACTGCTTCCCCCCCAAAGCCCCTCTTCCTGTATCAAGAATGTGCTTTAGAGTATGTGAGCAACTTATCTTCAGTGTAGTACAGAGGCAGAGTGAGGAGAGATCTAGGGgcttgcagctccccctgccccactccctggCAGCCCAGCCTCCACCTGCAAGGAGGGCCTAATCATGTTACAGTCCACTGCCCATCACCCCCTTCCCTGAcagtcctcccctcctcctcaggCATTCCCTTCACTCTGCCTACACGCTCAGTCTCATTACAGCTTTGACCAACGGTTGGAAGATCCAACACCGGAGCTTTGCTAATTCACATGGTCACAGGGATGTGTGAGCACAATGAGCAGTCGAGAGACTTCCAGAGCCAGCTCTGGCTTCTCCCTTGGATACATAGCTTTCAGGTTCCTGGGGCCAGGAGGATACCCCCCCACACTGTGGCAGTGTATGGCCTGTTCTTAATTGCTGCTAATTCTGATGATGACCCCATCCCCACTGTTTCCTCAAAGCATCAGCTAGGCCAGAGTGATTTGTTACAAATGAACGAAAAGAGTTCCTGCTTCCCTCAAAAATAAAGGGAGCTGAGCTGCAGTGTTGCACTGGGCTTCTCAGCCTTCCAACTCTTCCCTGCTCCAGATTCCAGATGTAAGCTTTGCATGTTCCCCCTTCTGGGAGAGAACCAACTGTCAGAAGGATATACAagttgcccctctcccccactccactCTTCACTTGAGCGGATCCTGGCTTTTCCTCATCCTCCTCTCTACAGTGCCTGGTAGACAAGTGCTACATTGAAGAATACAAATCTCTTGTTAAGACTTGTCCTGTAGCTTGGTATTACAGATGTGCTATTAGTGCAATAAGGTGAAGGCTGTCTGCCCAgagaaatacataatttatataagaaaataaatttcataagtAAATTGCCTTTTATGTCTCGGGAGTTATTTTATGTAGGATTCAAAACTAAGATCCCACATCACACTAACTATGGTTCTAGGCCTTATGGgaagaagggaaacaaagcaGGAACTGATGATGATGAATGGTTGTCCAGAGAATGAGATCACCCACTTCAGTGTGAAAGAACACAACTTTTAAGTTACAAAAACTAGGCTCATTTAGTGCCTTTGCAGGTTTTCTAAAGGGACTCTAAAAGTAGAGCCAGGGCCCTGGGAAGTAAATGAACAAGCTTTTAATACAGCTCAGTTATGTAAAATACTGTACACTGTAAAAGGTCTAGAAAACTAGAGCTTCaagtcatgttttaaaaaagcCATTAAGCTTAATTGAAAAACCAGGTATAGAGTACAAAACTGCAACAAGGGCCCCGGTGACCCCACGGTGTCTAGCTCCCAAGTCCTTCATGCGGGGCTGGGGCCACAGTCAGTGAAGGTGTCGCACTGATCTGGTGTGTGGACACAGGCATGTCCagcgcaggggtgggggcagcactgGGCCCCGTTGTCACTTGGGGATTCGTGAACTGGAAGAGGCCACAGAAGATCAAGAACCAGTGGGCATGAAGGACTGAGCTGGAACACCTCCCTACTCCCAACTCTACCCCCAACCTTCAACCTCTGGGTTTTGGTACTTCCACGGAGCAGTGTTGGGTTCTTAATAAGTTTACTTGTTAAATACTCTCCACAGTCGGGCCTGACACCTTGGTCTAATGCTGATGATCTCTCCAGCCCCCTCTCATGTTCTACAGTctgtggagagaaagaaaagaaaataaaatgaagtctcaCAGAAACATGTGTACGTCCGAAGCTGCAGAATTTAAGTCAAACTTAACCCTTCAGGAGGTACGACATCACAGATACTAGAAATCTTGTGACAGACTCGATAGGAAAATACAGAATCCTTAGCAAGTAGGAGTCCTTGTTCTCCGAGGTACTAATAAATCCCAGAAAAACATTTTCTgccaacaaaactgacaaacagTAGAATAGGAAATAGTATACCTCTTATTTCACTGTGTGCCGCCGAGGAGCCATTTAGCTGACCTTCTCTCACCATCCCTGCAAAACAGAATACACGTTAGTATCAGATATTAGACCGGAAAGCCAAAACTCTTAATAGTAGAaagaaaaccaaccaaccaaaggGCAATGAAATAACATGGTCTAAGAAGGATGGCATTATTTAGTAATGAAGACATCACAGATAAGAAGATAAGGAGGTGGGGAGAATGAACTGGGTTAGTCTTCAGATAACAGGGACGCGGTAAGGTCCCCGAGTGCACTAACACTGTTTGTAAATAAAACGTTAAGTGGGCAAAGTGTGCCTGCTGTCCCTAACTCATCTAAAAGGCCAAATTTTGGTAAAAATCCAGGGATGGAGACGGGGAGCAGCGTGCAAGTGAGCAAATTCAACCAAGGAGAAGAGTGAAAAGTAGCAGATGCTCTTACAACACAAAATGAGTTCAATCTGTGCTGCCCAATATGGTGTcgctagccacatgtggctaaatAGTTGTTTCacattaaaaatctgtttccCAGTCACACTAACCACAGCCACATGTGGCATTTGGTTATTTATGGTACTGGACACGGAAGATAATACTTCTGTCATTGCAGAAAATTCTATTGGACAGTCCTGGGATAGATAATGGCAtagtaaaaagtttaaaactgaACACATGGATGAAAACAGTCATCAGAAATATGAGCAGTTAGAGTATAAATAAAGACAGCACAGCACTCATACATACAAACAGGTATTGGTATTCCCCCTCTTGGAAAGAACTTTAGCAATAGTTATCAACCACTAAAATATTCATGCCCTTTGACCTAGTAATTATACTGAGAACCCATGAAGGAAATTACTGGCAAAAGGAAAAACGGTAGGGATGAAGATAAAATTCATTGCCAACAgtacttacaaaagaaaaaacaagaaaaaaattagacattGCCTAACAGGGGAAAAACTGGGTAAACTAACATCCACACTGGATTATTACACAGTCATTAAAACTAGTAGTTATGAAGACCAGCCatgtgggaaaataaatgagatgtaCCACTGAATAAAAAAAGTAACATGACTATGTGTACTTTATTCACAACTATGAAAAAATGCATAGGAAAAATTGTTAATtggaaatatactaaaataattgCTTGTATTACAATAAtgaattctaaaaattatttttcctttccccattacttgatttttctgaaatatatatactaGAACCTACAGAATCTTTTGAATCCGAGCAACTTTCTCTATGCAAAATCAAGTACACAGCAAGTATACCAGGAGCCTACCAAATGTTCAGGGTTAAACAACAGCAAAAGACCTCTTACCTCTAACTTTAACTAGTATATATCTACAGAGACTCAAATCATAACCAAGGATGGAGGATAAGCTTGActtgttttgaaatgtttttaacctaaaactgctctgctAGATTTCAAATCACAAACTCGGCTGACCACTCTAATAAAGCCCCCTGGCCATACTGaaaatccttcatttttaaaagttcagaatACCCAATTGAAAGATAGATAACGCTGGGAAAAACCACTTTGGGAAGAAGCCCATGCAGCTAATAAAAGAATCTGTGCCATCCTATAATACTTCTGATGATTTTTGTCAAGAAAAGATTTCGTTTAACAGGAACAGCTGTCCAGGGggattttgttattgtttttaattttagcctctTTTCTGGGTAGATCTCAGAATGCAGATCAAAAGAAATATGCAGAGCTTGGTAGGTACCTCTTGTTTAATAACAGAACATGCACAATTGGAAAAGCCTACTGAAAGTCTTAAGTGTGGGCCAGCAGCAGAAGAATCTGAAACACAGCAGGCCAGCAGGAAATGCATCCCCAAGAAAGAAGTGCAAATTGTTTtcacaaaagagacaaaaagggtTAGACTTTTTGAAACACTTCTTTTGAAAGTGTTTtctaaaaaccataaaaatcctagaaaagaacacctaacctctttgatattggccataacaactttt encodes the following:
- the SRPRA gene encoding signal recognition particle receptor subunit alpha isoform X2; the protein is MLDFFTIFSKGGLVLWCFQGVSDSCTGPVNALIRSVLLQVGFQKILTLTYVDKLIDDVHRLFRDKYRTEIQQQSALSLLNGTFDFQNDFLRLLREAEESSKIRAPTTMKKFEDSEKAKKPVRSMIETRGEKPKEKAKNSKKKGAKKESSDGLLATSKVVPAEKSGLPVGPENGVELSKEELIRRKREEFIQKHGRGLEKSSKSTKSDAPKEKGKKAPRVWALGGCANKEVLDYSTPTTNGAPEVAPPEDISLIRGTGPGGQLQDLDCSSSDDEVAAQNTKPSATKGTLGGMFGMLKGLVGSKSLSREDMESVLDKMRDHLIAKNVAADIAVQLCESVANKLEGKVMGTFSTVTSTVKQALQESLVQILQPQRRVDMLRDIMDAQRHQRPYVVTFCGVNGVGKSTNLAKISFWLLENGFSVLIAACDTFRAGAVEQLRTHTRRLSALHPPENHGGRTMVQLFEKGYGKDAAGIAMEAIAFARNQGFDVVLVDTAGRMQDNAPLMTALAKLITVNTPDLVLFVGEALVGNEAVDQLVKFNRALADHSMAQTPRLIDGIVLTKFDTIDDKVGAAISMTYITSKPIVFVGTGQTYCDLRSLNAKAVVAALMKA
- the SRPRA gene encoding signal recognition particle receptor subunit alpha isoform X1 codes for the protein MLDFFTIFSKGGLVLWCFQGVSDSCTGPVNALIRSVLLQERGGNNSFTHEALTLKYKLDNQFELVFVVGFQKILTLTYVDKLIDDVHRLFRDKYRTEIQQQSALSLLNGTFDFQNDFLRLLREAEESSKIRAPTTMKKFEDSEKAKKPVRSMIETRGEKPKEKAKNSKKKGAKKESSDGLLATSKVVPAEKSGLPVGPENGVELSKEELIRRKREEFIQKHGRGLEKSSKSTKSDAPKEKGKKAPRVWALGGCANKEVLDYSTPTTNGAPEVAPPEDISLIRGTGPGGQLQDLDCSSSDDEVAAQNTKPSATKGTLGGMFGMLKGLVGSKSLSREDMESVLDKMRDHLIAKNVAADIAVQLCESVANKLEGKVMGTFSTVTSTVKQALQESLVQILQPQRRVDMLRDIMDAQRHQRPYVVTFCGVNGVGKSTNLAKISFWLLENGFSVLIAACDTFRAGAVEQLRTHTRRLSALHPPENHGGRTMVQLFEKGYGKDAAGIAMEAIAFARNQGFDVVLVDTAGRMQDNAPLMTALAKLITVNTPDLVLFVGEALVGNEAVDQLVKFNRALADHSMAQTPRLIDGIVLTKFDTIDDKVGAAISMTYITSKPIVFVGTGQTYCDLRSLNAKAVVAALMKA